In Desulfotomaculum sp., the sequence CCTTAGAAAAAGCACTCTCAAACTTCCTATTTTGAGGAATTCTCTAAGGCTTACCCGGGGAATTTCGATCTCTGAAAGATTTTTCTTTGCAAATGAAATGAATCTTTTAATAGTGTGCCCTAAAAGCGGATTTATTTTAGTAAAACTTTTTGTTCCTTTGGGAATGTCCTCCCAGTTTAGAGGCGGTGAAACAATATTCATCTCGGTATATTTTTCAGGGATCGCTCCCCCATTGGCGAAAGCTGAAGATTTTAGAGTAAACACTGGTTTTTTACTTCCTCCCTAATATTTAGATTTAGAAGTCCATCCCTCTGCTGCTTTTAGACTTCCCCACTTCTTCTTTCAATCTATTGTCATAACAAGGTTGTGCGGTTGATATCTTTTTTGTGATAAAAAGAGGCAGTTTAGAGATACTAATCTTACATGACTGAAGCATCTAAACAATAGGATAAATAGAAGCTCGGCTTCTTGTCAAGAATTTTCGGGAGGTTCAAAAATGTCGACGTTCAGCGACAGGCTTAAGAAACTTCGAAGCTCCAAAAAATTAAGCCAACTTGATTTAGCCAAGGAAATTGGGGTTTCACAGCGGGCGGTTTCTTATTATGAACTTGGCGAAGAAGATATTCCCACCCTTGAGGTTTTAATAAAAATTGCAGATTTCTTTGATGTGACACTTGATTACCTTGTAGGCCGCCGGGATAAGCAATAGGTTTGTCTGCCGGCTATTTCCCAAAGAGAGTTCACCGCCACCAATAAAGCTAATTTATCTGAACAAGACGATTGCATAGAAACAATTTATGGCATTAATAAAGGAATATTTATATTAAATGAAGTAATAGTTATCAAACAGTAAAGTCTAACTGACAGATTAATAAGTCGGTTAATTAATTATTAAGGAGAGGTTTTTATGGGTAATGATTACCGTCCGATGTGGGAATCACTCGGTCTTGACTTGGAAGCCCACGACCAGCTTTTAAATGTGCTTCCGCCCGCTTATGGGGATGTCTATCTTAAACAGGAAAACAGGCCGGATAAAATGGAATACTTTGACTTTGTTATTACTGAAATTCACGGTTTGCGCATCCAGGAACTGCAGGAGCACAAGGCGAAAGGCGGCAAAGTGGTAGGAGCCTACTGTGTTTTTGTTCCCGAGGAAATTGTCCGCGCCGCCGGCGGTATCCTTGTTGGATTATGCTCTGGTGTTGAAATGGGCTCTGCCCAGGCCGAAAAAGTGCTGCCTAAAAACATCTGTTCTTTGATAAAATCTTTTATGGGATTTAAACTGGCCAGGGTTTGCCCCTATTTTGAGTCCTGCGATTTGATAGTCGGCGAGACTACCTGCGACGGCAAGAAGAAGGCGTTTGAAATTTTAAACGACTATGTTCCCGTCCACGTTCTGGAAATTCCCCAGATGAGGCGTGAAAAGGACAGGCAGTTCTGGTTTGGGGAAATACAAGATTTCCTGAAAACGGTTGAAGAGTACACGGGCAATAAGATAACACCGGAAAGCCTGCGCCGTTCCATTAAAGAGGTAAACGCGAAGCGCAGCGTTCTTCTGCGCCTTAATGAAATGCGTAAAAATGACCTTTTGCCCATTAGCGGCAAAGACAGCCTGTTAATTGAACAAATCGCTATGTATGACGATGTTGATCGGTTTACCTCACAGGTGAGCGGACTTTGTGAGGAATTGGAAACACGGGTCAGGGAAGGCAAGGGAGTAAACAAACCGGATGCGCCGCGAATTATTCTAACCGGTACACCGATGGCTGTCCCCAACTGGAAGGTGTCTCACCTTATTGAAAGCAGCGGCGCCATTATTGTTGCCGAGGAAATGTGCACCGGGCTTCGCTATTTTGAGAACCTGGTTTCCGAAGAGGGCGAAAGTGTGGACCAGATGCTTAAATCCATAGCTGATCGGTACATTGAGACTAACTGCGCCTGCTTCACGCCCAATGAAGGCAGGACGGAAGAACTTGTCAGGCTGGCCAAGGAATATAAGGCCGACGGTGTAATCAACTGTTCGCTCATCTTCTGTGATCCCTACATGATCGAAGCGAACCGGGTTGAGAAAACATTAAAAGATCATGGAATACCCCTGCTAAGAATCGAGACCGATTATGGACAAGAGGATTCCGGGCAGCTCAAGACCAGAATTGAGGCATTTCTTGAAATGATTAAAAGATAGCGGCAGTAATTCCTCCATTTTAAAATACACTTTAGCCCTGTTTTGTCAGCAGGGCTAATCTTTTCGGCTAATCTTTTCAGCGCCTCTAACGAAAAAGAGCAGGTCCGGTATCCTTGATGGATTGCCGCCTGTCCCTTTTCCCAGGAGCGTAGCGCAGTATAGATTTTTATCTGTTTCAGGGAGGGAACCGTTTTAAAGTTTCTTGTTAAACAGGTAAGTATATCTTTTCTTTGGCTAAATTCTGCTGTCCATGGGCAAAATTTCTAACTCTTTCAAATTGCTGGAGGGAAATTCCCGGAATGTAATCTAAGCTATTCGACAAGAGGTAACTGCCATTCAGGCAGTTCTCCATATTACATTCTATGCCATTTAGAGCCAAAACCCTAAGACCGTATGTGTAGTCCAGGGAAACGAAACCAATAGCGGAGGCGTCATGAGAAACGGCTTCTTGTACTTCACTGTTGGAATTCTTAAAAATAGCGTCTGTGGTTATTTTTTCTTGATTCATAACATTTTTTTCGAAAACACTTCTGGCGCTGGAGCCCTCTGCCCGGGCAATTACCGTTATTTTACCCGAATTTCCTCCAACTTCGCTCCAATCATCTATTCTACCGGAGTAAATGTCTGCCACATCTTTTATGTTCAGGCCTGTAACAGGGTTGCCGGAGTTTACCACGATCGCTACCGCGTCACGGGAAAGCGATAAAAGACCAACAACAGCAAGCGCAACAAATCCAAACCCGGATTTTCTAAAGCCCAAAATAATACCTCCTTTTGTTTTTATTACGCTACTAATATATTAGGATAAAATTATTGAAAAAGAGTTAAAGCAAAATAAAATTTGTGTTAAATCTTTGTCAACGAGCACCTTGCTGTTGTTCGCCGGGTTTGGATTATTGTTTTTTTACAAATCGGATTCAGGAGATTCCACTTTTGCAGAGTTATTTGCTGTCTGACTTTCTTCTGGTTCCTGCATTTCTCCCTTGATATGCGCAGGATCAACTTGAACAGGCGCCGGATTATCTTTATTTTTTCTGTCTGCGTCTGCCTTTACTTCTTCTCTGGCCGATTCAACAATTCTGGTAAGATCTTTTTTTATCGAACCGGCGGTTGAAGTTACGCGATCGGAAATGTCGAGTGTTCCGCGGGTGACGGCTACCGCCAGGGAACGAAGAGGTCTTTTAAACAGTTTAATAGTTACAACAGCGACAACCGCTCCGGCAAAAAGTATGGTGTTGCGGCGTAATGCCTTTACAACCACAAGTCCCAATTCATCCAACAATTATTTTTCACCCCGCTTATTAATTTATTACGCTTAGTTTTCCGCCGGTTCTTAAGTAATATGTACTGTTTTTAGATAACCAATTGCATTGCCGGCAGAAACTTTGAGTTGACTTCTCAGATATAGAATAATACAGCATGCTTTTCTTGGTGGCTTTTCATAATCTTAACCATTATTTAATACTGAATTAAAGAAACAAGTTTATTATGGCTTAAGTAGCTTTACTGGAAAACGGACGGACCCCGGCTCTTGACCTTTGCACTGTATAGCGGTGTTAGGAAGAAGCAGTATCGATTAAAGGAGAGGAGTGAAGAAATGTGGATCAGTTATTGCGTTCTCTGGTAAGGATTCTCAGAGAAAGTGAGGGAGGACTTAATGGATTGGAAATAGTACAACGTTTCAGGGAAGAAGGCGAAGCAGTCGGTATAGATATAGTTATCTGTCTTGATCAGGCTCTAGTAACGAGGGTAATTGATGTAGAGTATACCGGCGGCGCCAATTTAAAATATAAGTCAGGGCCAAGGGCGTCACTATTTTCAGATCAGGGAATTTTAGTTAACAAAGGGGCCTGATCGGAAATCTTCACGCCAAATCCTTAAAGTTGAACATAAAATGTTGCCTGCTGATCTTTTTAAAATGATCAGGGGCATTTTTTTTATAGCTGTTTAATGTTGTTTAATGTTAGCCTGGCTTAATTGCAGGGCGATTGCGCAGAGCCTCATTATAGCAATCATGGTAAACTATGTGAATAATAGTAATATCAGGTGAAATAATATAGATAAGGTTTGGAAGAAATCTCTTATGAAGGTGAAAAGAGTGCGTCAAGATAATATCGAAGACCTGGCTGAAGAGGAGCGGATGAGAACCCTGAAAGAGGATTTGAAAAATGAACTGTTGGATATGCGGGCCGGAGAGAGGGAAATTGAACATATGCCGGCGATACCGGATCAGCGAACCAGGGAGAGTCTGAAAAGGGAAATTATAGAAGAGTTGAGGCATTGCGAAGAACACGAAAATAAATACGGGCGGGGATGGGGAAAACTCCCGGGGAATGACCGCCAGGAGTGGGAACAGTTAAAGAGAGAACATGTCAGTGAAATTAAGGGGAGTATAAACTCAGGCCGGCTGGATGCGTATGACAGGCAGCTGTTGGACGTCATGCGGGATGAGATTCGCGCAGAGATGCGGGCGAACCCCAATAATTTTCACGCACGTGAGAAAACGCAGGATATTATGGAAGAAATACAGGAAATGGGTTATGCCCCCGGCGAGATACTGCGTGCTGTGCAGCAGCTTCAGAAGCGGGGTACAATACGCTGCCGGTTCTATGAGCTGATGAATTCCCGTGAAGGCCGTGGATTTAAGTGTGGCTTGAGTACGGCAATCCTGGCATTATTGTTTTTGCCCTCGGTAGCCAAATCGCTGAAGCCTGTTACAAAATGGGCGTTGAAGGAGACCATGGAGGTCTCTGAAAGAGTGCAGGGCATTATCTCAAATCTAAAAGAGGACGTTGAGGACATACTGGCCGAAGCCCAATTCGAGAGGTCCAAAAACATAATTGATGATGAAATCAGGAATGAAGGCGAATCTGTTCCGTCAGTTACAGATGAGAAGTAATGCTTGGACAGTAAAGGGATGGGTCCGTTGAGCGCTGATGCACTGCATGATAAGCTTGAGGCGGCTTTCTCGCTTCTGAAAGAAGCAGTGGATATGACTGTCGAGATAAAGAAAAAGGAAGCTGGCAACAAGCAGTCTGCCCTTGTATGGGAAGATTTTTTAGGCGATTTCTGGGAGTATATACGTTTGAAGAGCCGGGAATCGGGATACAATCTTTTGGCCGGGGTGTCCTTTTTCCGGTCAAGACGTAATTGATTCGCCGTTACAAAACTGTCAATACAACGATGCTTTAAGGAACCTCCATAATGCGAGGTTCTTTCTTTTGGTAAGTAGGGGCAAGCAAGAACCGTCCCTACTTGCCCCTACGCCAAAATAGTAGAGCAGCTGCAGAGCGAGGGAAAGATTGTATCTGTTGTGGGAGACGGGATAAACGACATACCGGCTTTCCGCCGCGCTGATTTAGGAGTTGCCCTGAGCGATAACCGTGAGGCGTTAACACTTAAAGCCGCCAAGATTGTGATCGTGGGATCTGATCTGAAAGGTTTCAACTATGCGATTCATATTGCGAAAAACAGCTCGGAAGCCGCTCGCCAGAACCTGATTATATCGGCTGGAGCCAATATCTTTGGACTAGCCCTGGCGTTGGGGGCTTATACCAATCCGCTGGCTGCGACGGTGTTAAGCAACGCAAGCAGCCTGGCGGTATTGTTCAATTCGGCCAGGCTGTTAAAAATGAATGGACATAAGGGCGCCGTATACAGGCGCAAGGCTGGTTACAAAAAAAGAAACGATCGTAAGCGTCGCCCGCAAGCGCAAGGCGAAAATAAAAAAAACCTGTAGAGCACAACATGATCCGCATCGCACACGGCGCAATCAGCCGGATGTGGTTTGAGATGGCGCAGGAGGAAGTAATCGACGTTCTGCGCACACATCAGGAAAACGGCTTGTCGCGTGATGAAAGCGATCAGCGATTTAAGTTTTTTGGGCCTAACCGGCTGCAGGAACCTAAAAAGCCTTCGACAATGGCGCTGTTTTTCGGGCAGTTCCAAAACCTTGTTACCAAACTGCTGCTTGGAGCGGGTGTAGTCTCTTTTATCCTTGGCGAATTTGCTGATGGGATGGGGATCTTTTTAATTGTTGTCCTGGAAGCGGTGGTTGGCGCCATTCAGGAGCGCCGGGCGGAAGATTCTCTGGCCAATCTTAAAAAACTGACTGCTCCCGAAGCTATAGTAATCCGCGATGGGTTGAAGCGGAAGATAGCCGCCAATATGCTGGTTCCGGGGGACGTTATTATTTTGGAAGCTGGTTGCCTGGCGCCTGCTGACAGCCGTTTAATAGAAACAAGCTGTTTTGAAGTTGAGGAATCTATGCTTACCGGAGAGTCGGCTCCGGTATGTAAGCAGAACGTAAGCAGAACGGGATCTGTCAAAACGGGCATCTGGGAATGACCGGGCAGAATAATATGGTCTTCATGGGGTCTTTAGTAACCAGAGGCCGGGCCAAGGCTGTAGTGGTGGCCACCGGACGTTCGACAGAAATGGGCAAGATAGCCTCATTGCTGGAAAACGTGGAGGCGGAAACTACCCCTCTTCAGAAACAGCTTAACAAACTGAGCCGCGATCTGTCGCTGGCCTGTATCGGTGTATGCGGTATGGTAACCCTGGGAGGAATAGCGGGAGGGAGACCGCTTTACGATATGCTGAGAATCGGACCAGCCCTGGCGGTGGGGGCGATTCCGGAGGGACTGCCGGCAATAGTGACGATCGCCATGGCCTTTGGAGTCCAGCGGATGGTTAAGCGCAACGCCATCGTAAAAAGACTGCCCGCTGTCGAAACTCTTGCCTATGCCACGGTTATCTGTTCAGACAAAACAGGTACCCTGACTACTAACGAAATGACAGTGACCTCTGTCTACACCGGCCGTTCTTTTTATGAAGTAGACGGTACAGGGTTTTTGCCTCAAGGTTTTTTCTGGCAGGAGGGGAAGAAAGTAAACCCGGGTGAAAACGGGGCGTTAGGAAGAACCCTTGTGGGTTGTGTATTGTGTAATAATGCCGGCCTGTACCAGAATAGCGCCGTTAATTCATGGGAGATCCAGGGAGATCCGACGGAGGGGGCGATGCTGGTTGCAGCGGCCAAGGCGGGTATTTATCAAAACGGGCTGCGCTGCCGCCGGATTCAGGAGGTCCCTTTTGATCCGCTGAAACGACTGATGGCCGTAGTAGTGGAGAAAGAAGATCAGGATAGGCTGGTTTTTGTAAAAGGAGCGCCCGATGAGGTGCTGCTGCTGTGCGGCAGCGCCTGTTCCGGAGAGTCGGAAATGTTTCTTGACCTTAAGCAGAGAAATGAAATAGCGATAGCCAATGAGAAAATGACCCGGGATGCTCTGCGTGTGGTGGCGGTCGCTTTCAAATATTTAGTGAAAAAAGATACGCCTTATGATGAAGATGAGTTGTTCCACGGGCTTACTTTTGCAGGGCTGCTGGGGATGATTGATCCCCCGCGGCCTGAAGTGCAGGCCGCGGTAGCTAAATGTCAACAGGCTGGAATCAAAGTAAACATGATTACTGGCGACCACCACAACACTGCTGTAGCCGTTGCAAAAAAGCTGGCCATCTTGAATGACGGAAAGGTAATCAGCGGCAAAGAAATCGAGGAAATGAACCAAAATCAACTGGAGGAGCAGATTGATCGGATTGACGTAATCTATCGCGCCTCCCCGCTGCAGAAGCTCAAAGTCGTGAGGGCGTTTAAGAAAAAAGGTTATGTGGTGGTCATGACCGGCGACGGGGTAAATGACGCCCCGGCGGTTAAAGAGGCGGATATTGGAATAGCGATGGGGAAGGCGGGTACTGACGTTACCCGTGAGGCATCCTGCATTACCCTGACGGATGATTCTTTTACCACAATCGTCGCGGCTGTTGAAGAGGGCAGGGCTATCAAATCCAATATCCGGAAATTTATACGCTACGTGCTGGCCGGCAACCTGGGTGAGATTGCGGCTGTTTCTTCCGCCGCCCTGTTGAATCTGCCGATACCTTTGGAACCGGGACATATCCTGTGGATTAATCTGGTCACCGAGGGAATACCTGCTCTGGCGCTGGGAATGGAACCGCCGAATCCCAAAGGGATGAATTTTCCTCCCAGCCAGCCGGACGAGAGCATATTCGGCGAAGGACTGGGCCGGAAGATTATTACCCGGGGTCTGGGGATCGGGACAACCACCCTGGGGTTATTTACCGGCGCTTACCTGCTCAATCCCGGCAATCTGCCAAAAGCAAAAACCATAGCTTTCGCCAACCTGGTGGCCAGCCAGATGTTCCATGTTTTTGACTGTCGTTCGAGGAATAAAACAGATCAAGATGTAATATCAGGCCAAAATAGATACCTGCCGCCTGCAGTGGCCATATCCAGCGGTCTATTGCTGGGAGCGGTTTACATTCCGGGATTGAGAGCGGCGCTCAGGACGCAGCCGCTGGGTATCCTTGATTGGGGCGCTATTCTTTTATCATCGGGATTCCTCGGCCGGCTTTAATCTAACTATCCTGCGCGCCTCAAATAATTCCCTTTAACCTTATTTTAACAAAATGTTAACATGGGCAGTACCGTATCTTAAACAAAATTTAAAGGTTTTATATTATAACTTATAACATGGAAATTATTGAAAGCAATGTTTAAAAAATTGGGAGGTGAGAAGTAGGTTAATCCTTTATATGGTGTCCAGACTAAATTCCAGGCGCCATGCGCGATGAAGCTTATGTTGAAGCGGTGGACCGGCTTTGTTACCTTGAAAAGGGAGACCGGTAGAATGGAGATATCAGTATACATCAGCATGAAGGAGGAGAAATATGAAAAAAGCAAGAAGGACTTTGTCCGTAACTCTTCTGATTTGTATGCTTTTAAGCATGCTTATGGTACCAGGCTATGCATTTGCCGCAGAAGACAACAATACTATACTGGCCAGGAATGCCGAATGGAAATACCTGGATAACGGTGTTGACCTCGGGACTGTTTGGCGCGATGTATATTACGATGATTCTACCTGGGAAAAGGGGGAGGCGCCGCTTGGATTCGGTGACGAGTTCTCCGAAACAGACCCCACGCTCCCCCTGGCTACTGAAGTAGGCTACGGCGCCGATCCCGACAATAAAAACATGACCACCTATTTCCGCACCACTGCCGACGTTGGCAGCCTCGGCGATTATTCAGCGCTGGAAGTATATATTCACGTTGACGACGGAGCGGTCGTTTATTTTAACGGCGCGGAAGCTTTCCGCCGCGGGATTGACGAAGGGGTGGAAGTTAACTACAACACTTCCGCTAAGTTCAAACCCAAGGAAGAAACTTTCCAGATTCCCGTCTCTGCGCTTAACGAAGGCTTGAATACAATTGCTGCCGAAGTCCATCAGGACGACGGACAAAGCTCCGACCTCTGGTTTGAAATGTCTATCCAGGGAGTAACGGGAGAATTACCAGATGAGCAGCCCGTCATTCCGGATCCCAACGCTCCGGTTGGCGAGGTCAGCAAGGTAACCGTGACCTTCAACGGGGATACTGCCGCTTCGAAGGGATTCACGTGGTACACCACTTTTGCCTCCGCCAACAGCGATCTGCAGGTTGTTGAGAATACCGGCTCAGCCCCTGATTTCAGCAATGCTGTTGAATTTACCGGCGAATACGCCATCTCTACGAATTCCCCTGCAGAACTTCTCCACAAGGCTGAAGCTGACGGCCTGAAGAAGGATACGTCATACTACTTCCGTGTGGGTGACGCCGCCCTGGACCTTTGGAGCGACGCCGGCGCCTTCCAGACAGCTCCCAAAAGCGGCGCCTTTACCTTCATCGATCTTGCAGACACGCAGGCCAAGAATGAAGGAGAGGCGGTTCTTTCGTCAGAAACAATCGCCAAGTCTCTCGACACTGTCGCCAATGCTGAGTTTCTAGTTCACAATGGTGACATCGTTGATACCGGAAGCAACGAGGAACAATGGAATTGGCTGCTCGGACATGCGCAGGAAAGCCTCTTAAATACTACTATTGTTCCTGCCTCCGGTAACCATGATGAACAGGACAATGCCTTCATGGATCATTTTGACGTAAATCCGGCTGAAGGCTCGGCTGCCACCAGCGGCGCCTATTACTCCTATGACTATTGCAACGCTCACTTCATCGTGCTCAACACAAATGAGGATTCCGCCGAATACGCCGATTTTACTCCCGCTCAAATCCAATGGCTGAGGGATGACGTCCAGGAGGCAAGAGACGCAGGGGCCAAATGGATTATCGCAGTTCTGCACAAGGGGCCTTACACCACCTCCAACCATGCTACCGATAACGATATTATGGGCCCGAACGGCGTCAGGACACTTGTTGCGCCTATTATGTCAGATCTGGGAATCGACCTTGTTCTTCAGGGCCACGACCATATCTATGCGCGCAGCAAACCTATAAAAAGCGACGGTACTGCGGCGCCTGCAGATAAGATTACGGAGACATTGAACGGCCAAAAAATCGAGTATACTGTGAATCCCGACGGTACAATTTACTTAATTCCAAATACCGCCGGAGCAAAGGTATACTATAGGAATAAGACGATCGACTCCGGCTACTTCGATCTCTTTGAGGTGGCGGATGAACATCATGCCGCTGTCTACGGTCCCGATCCAAGTAATCCGGGACGGCCCGTACGCAGCCAGATCCAGAACTTTGAAGGCATCACCGTAGATGGCGATAGGCTGACCGTCGTCTCTTACGAGATAGATCAAAGCAAGTATAATGCGGAGCCGTATATAATTGACCAGTTCGGTGTTTTAAAGGATGAATCAGTGCCAAAGAACGTCATCCTGCTTATCGGCGACGGCATGGGCTTCGAGCATGTAAAGGCTGCCCGGGACGCAGCAGGCGGGTATTTGAACATAGACGATGTAAACGATGCCGCGGGCAGAATGACAACTAGTTCCGCCAATGCGGATATAACCGATTCATCTTCAGCGGCTACGGCTATGGCTTCAGGCTATAAAATCAACAATAACGTGCTTGGCCTGCTGCCTGACGGGACTTCCGTGCCGACAATCCTGGAATTGGCCGAGGATAAAGGGCTGGCCACCGGCCTGGTAACCACCGTCCAGATCGCCCACGCCACCCCGGCCGGGTTCGCCAGCCACGTGCCTCACCGCAACCAGTTCAACAAGATCACAGCGCAGTACTTTGATAACTTTGCCGCCAAGGGCAATCCTATCGAAGTGCTCATGGGCGGCGGTCAGGAAAACTTTGACGACCGGGCCGCATATTACGACAGAACAGGCAAAAAGCATGACGATGCCAACGACACCAGGGACTTGCTCGGTGAGTTTACCGCCCAAGGGTACCAGTATGCAGGCAATGCCGGCGACCTCAGCGGTGTGAGCGCGGCGACATGCGATAAACTGCTGGGACTGTTCCATCCCAATAACGGCTTGACCCAGGAAGCCGACCGCCCGGCGGACTGCCCTGAGCCGCACCTGGTTGACATGACCGGCAAAGCCCTGGAGGTCCTGGCTAATGACAGTGACGGCTTCTTCCTTATGGTTGAAGGCGGCCAGATTGACTGGGCCAGCCACGCCAACGATTTTGAGAACAACATAGGCGAAA encodes:
- a CDS encoding ATPase, with the protein product MTGQNNMVFMGSLVTRGRAKAVVVATGRSTEMGKIASLLENVEAETTPLQKQLNKLSRDLSLACIGVCGMVTLGGIAGGRPLYDMLRIGPALAVGAIPEGLPAIVTIAMAFGVQRMVKRNAIVKRLPAVETLAYATVICSDKTGTLTTNEMTVTSVYTGRSFYEVDGTGFLPQGFFWQEGKKVNPGENGALGRTLVGCVLCNNAGLYQNSAVNSWEIQGDPTEGAMLVAAAKAGIYQNGLRCRRIQEVPFDPLKRLMAVVVEKEDQDRLVFVKGAPDEVLLLCGSACSGESEMFLDLKQRNEIAIANEKMTRDALRVVAVAFKYLVKKDTPYDEDELFHGLTFAGLLGMIDPPRPEVQAAVAKCQQAGIKVNMITGDHHNTAVAVAKKLAILNDGKVISGKEIEEMNQNQLEEQIDRIDVIYRASPLQKLKVVRAFKKKGYVVVMTGDGVNDAPAVKEADIGIAMGKAGTDVTREASCITLTDDSFTTIVAAVEEGRAIKSNIRKFIRYVLAGNLGEIAAVSSAALLNLPIPLEPGHILWINLVTEGIPALALGMEPPNPKGMNFPPSQPDESIFGEGLGRKIITRGLGIGTTTLGLFTGAYLLNPGNLPKAKTIAFANLVASQMFHVFDCRSRNKTDQDVISGQNRYLPPAVAISSGLLLGAVYIPGLRAALRTQPLGILDWGAILLSSGFLGRL
- a CDS encoding 3-hydroxyacyl-ACP dehydratase, which translates into the protein MGNDYRPMWESLGLDLEAHDQLLNVLPPAYGDVYLKQENRPDKMEYFDFVITEIHGLRIQELQEHKAKGGKVVGAYCVFVPEEIVRAAGGILVGLCSGVEMGSAQAEKVLPKNICSLIKSFMGFKLARVCPYFESCDLIVGETTCDGKKKAFEILNDYVPVHVLEIPQMRREKDRQFWFGEIQDFLKTVEEYTGNKITPESLRRSIKEVNAKRSVLLRLNEMRKNDLLPISGKDSLLIEQIAMYDDVDRFTSQVSGLCEELETRVREGKGVNKPDAPRIILTGTPMAVPNWKVSHLIESSGAIIVAEEMCTGLRYFENLVSEEGESVDQMLKSIADRYIETNCACFTPNEGRTEELVRLAKEYKADGVINCSLIFCDPYMIEANRVEKTLKDHGIPLLRIETDYGQEDSGQLKTRIEAFLEMIKR
- a CDS encoding XRE family transcriptional regulator — encoded protein: MSTFSDRLKKLRSSKKLSQLDLAKEIGVSQRAVSYYELGEEDIPTLEVLIKIADFFDVTLDYLVGRRDKQ